In Humulus lupulus chromosome 6, drHumLupu1.1, whole genome shotgun sequence, a single genomic region encodes these proteins:
- the LOC133782719 gene encoding uncharacterized protein LOC133782719, producing MSSILGSQGVVLATAMAVSGTVILLALRLQKALPTTQFSVGQTQILRSCISSEENKKKRNHKQNRVHFAEDVVDPRGSGDEFRRQHSVIYNSLNSKTSSSSLKLKKINGEKYKGMPANRAALYNGILRDRVVHRVAYSF from the exons atGTCTTCAATACTGGGCTCACAAGGAGTGGTGTTGGCCACGGCCATGGCGGTCTCCGGCACTGTGATTCTCCTCGCTCTTCGTCTCCAGAAAGCTTTGCCCACAACCCAATTCTCAGTTGGTCAAACGCAAATTCTGCGATCATGTATTTCTTCTG AAGAGAACAAGAAAAAGAGGAATCATAAGCAAAATAGGGTCCACTTTGCAGAGGATGTGGTTGATCCTAGGGGTAGTGGTGACGAGTTCAGAAGACAGCACAGTGTGATTTACAATTCTCTCAATTCaaaaacttcttcttcttctctcaagTTGAAGAAAATTAATGGTGAAAAGTATAAAGGAATGCCTGCTAACAGAGCAGCTTTATACAATGGAATTCTTAGAGATCGAGTGGTTCATCGTGTGGCTTACTCTTTTTGA